GCCCCAAACATCACTCATGTTAAATCTTAAGGGTAGTTTTTCAGGAAAATTAAATCCTTTGAAAAAATTTTCATCGCGAAATCCTACCATAAATATTCTTGGTCTTAATTGGGGTAAACCATAATCTGATGCTTTGACAACCTGATAATAGAATGAGTAGTCTAAATCTAGTTCTAAGATTTCTCGAATTACTTTAAAAGTTTTACCTTGGTCATGATTGACTAAACCTCTAACATTTTCTAAAAAAAAAGCTTTTGGTCGCTTAACTTTTATAATGTCGGCAATATTAAAAAACAAGTTACCTCGTTCTGAGTTATGAAAGTCATTAAATCCTCTTTTATAACCTGCTTGACTAAAAGGTTGGCAAGGAAAACCTGCACATAATAAATCAAAATCTGGAATTTCGTCGGCAACAATATGTCTTATGTCACTATTAAAAAGATCTTCTTGAAATAATTGAGGAGAAATATTTTTGAAGTTATGAATATATGTTTTTCTCGCATATGAATCAATTTCCGAAGCAAAAATGCATTTTCCCCCAAGCTCATGCATTGCCAGGTGAAATCCGCCAATTCCTGCAAATAGGTCAATGAATGTAAATCTTTTTTGCTCCATATCACTCTACCCATCCTACTTATTAAACCATCAAACTTGGTGGCAATCTTTATACTTTTTGCCACTACCACACCAACAAGCTTCGTTACGCTTGGGTACTGTTCCTGGTAAGATATCCCCTTCTACATAAAACCATTGACCATCAGTTTTAATAAACCTTGAACGTTCGTGGAGTTGTCCTGGTTCATTTACCTGATAAATTGCTTCAAACTCAACATACCCAGTCACGTCATTCTTTTTGCCTTTCTGGGTATCAATAACGGTCAAGCTTAACCACTGGGTATTGTTGATACTTTTGGTTAATTCTTGCTTGTCGCCAAGTTTTCTTTTGTCTGGATGCAGAGTAGCAAGGAGATAATCAACCTTACCTTGACTAAAAGCAGTATAGCGCGATCGCATTAATTTCTCAGCCGTCTCTGGTTTCTTTTTCCCAGATAGATACACCCCACAACAGTATGAATATTGCTTTTTGCTTCCACAAGGACATAGTTCTTTGGACATTTTGAAGTTAGCAAACCTTTTGTAGCTAAATATATTAGATATTATCTCAGATGGAAAAAATCTGAAATTGGTGGTGCGATCGGGTAATAATATACAGATGAGAAGATGAGCAAACCTCTAACTAAATTTAGATAGTTATATTACTGTGACAGAAGCAAAAAGCTACAAAGAAACCGTAAATCTGCCCCAAACAGCATTTAATATGCGGGCGAATGCCGTGCAGCGTGAACCAGAATTACAGCAATTTTGGGCGGAAAACAAAATTTACGAGCAACTGTCACAGAATAATCCCCAAGACTCTTTTATTCTCCACGATGGCCCTCCCTACGCTAATGGTGCATTGCACATGGGTCATGCGCTGAATAAAGTGTTAAAAGACATAATCAATAAATATAAGTTATTGCAAGGACACAAGATAGACTATATCCCTGGCTGGGATTGTCACGGGCTACCGATTGAGCTAAAAGTTTTACAGAAAATTAAGTCTAAAGAGAGACAAGAGTTAACTCCGCTTAAACTGCGCCAAAAAGCTAAAGAATTTGCACTCCAGGCGCAACAAGAACAGTGTGAAAGTTTTAAACGTTATGGCATCTGGGGAGATTGGTCACATCCTTATTTAACTCTCAAGCCTGAATACGAAGCAGCACAAATCGATGTTTTTGGACAAATGGTGCTTAAAGGGCATATTTATCGAGGTTTAAAGCCCGTTCACTGGAGTCCTAGTTCTCGAACTGCGTTAGCTGAGGCAGAATTGGAATATCCTGAAGGACATACTTCTCCTAGTATCTATGTGGCTTTTCCTGTAACTAAATTAGGCGAGGGCGCAGCAGAATTAGAAGAATATTTGCCTAACTTAAGCGTAGCTATCTGGACAACTACTCCCTGGACTATTCCTGGTAACTTAGCAGTGGCTGTTAACGGAGAATTAGAATATGCGGTGGTGGGGATAGATCCCCCCGCCTTCGGAACCCCCCTTGATAAGGGGGGTTGGGGGGTATCTAATTTAATAGTTGCTAAAGATTTAGTCGAGAAACTATCAACAACTTTAGGAGTAGAGTTAAAGGTTAAAACTACCCTGACAGGTAAAGCTTTAGAAAATACTGTTTATCGCCATTCTCTATACGATCGCGAAAGCAAAGTAGTAATTGGTGGTGACTATATTACGACCGAATCTGGTACAGGATTAGTACATACTGCCCCTGGACATGGACAGGAAGACTATATCACAGGACAAAAGTATGGTTTGCCAATTCTTTCGCCTGTGGATGATGGAGGAAAGTTTACCGAGGAAGCTGGTAAGTTTGCAGGGTTGCAGGTAGTAGCAAAAGGCAATGAAAAAGTAAGCGCAGGTAATCAGGCGATTATTGATGCGTTAACAGAAGCAGGTTCATTACTCAAGCATGAGGAATATGCTCATAAATATCCCTATGACTGGCGTACAGGAAAGCCTACTATTTTCCGCGCCACCGAACAATGGTTTGCTTCGGTAGAAGGCTTCCGCGATCAGGCATTAAAGGCTATTTCTGATGTAACTTGGATTCCTGCACAGGGAGAAAAACGTATTACGCCGATGGTGAGCGATCGCTCTGACTGGTGTATTTCTCGTCAACGGGCTTGGGGTGTACCAATTCCTGCCTTTTTTGATGAGGAAACAAACGAGCCTCTATTAACCGAAGAGACTATTAATCATGTTAAGGCGATCGTTGCTGAAAAAGGTTCTGATGCTTGGTGGGAATTATCGGTAGAAGAGTTATTACCCGAACAATATCGCCATAACGGACGCACCTATCGCAAAGGTACAGATACGATGGATGTCTGGTTTGATTCTGGTTCGTCTTGGGCTGCGGTAGCCAAGGGAAGATTGAAATATCCCGTAGATATGTACCTAGAAGGCAGCGATCAGCATCGAGGCTGGTTTCAATCTAGCTTACTTACCAGCGTGGCGACTAACGGTATTGCACCCTACAAGACTGTTCTCACTCACGGCTATGTGGTAGATGAAAAAGGCTTTAAGATGAGTAAGTCTAAGGGTAATGGTATCGCCCCCGAATTGATTATTGAAGGAGGCAATAACCAAAAACAAGAACCCGCTTATGGTGCTGATGTGCTGCGTCTTTGGGTGTCTTCAGTTGATTATACTTCAGATGTTCGTGTCGGCAAAAATATCATCAAGCAGACTTCTGATATGTACCGTAAGGTGCGCAATACGGCTCGTTTCTTGCTGGGTAACTTACACGATTTCGAGCCGAAAAAAGATGCAATTCCTTATGCAGACTTACCAGAATTGGATAAGTATATGCTGCACCGCATGACCGAAGTATTTGCTGAAGTTACCGAAGCTTATGAAAGTTATCAATTCTTCCGCTTCTTCCAAGCAATTCAAAACTTTTGTGTCGTGGATCTATCTAACTTCTATTTAGATATTGCTAAAGATAGACTTTATATCAGCAGCCTTGATTCTTTCCGTCGTCGTAGCTGTCAGACAGTATTGTCAATTGCCATTGAAAACATTGCCAAAGCGATCGCACCTGTACTGTGTCACATGGCAGAAGATATCTGGCAAGCCTTGCCTTACGATACGGGTTATAAATCTGTGTTTGAATCTGGTTGGGTGGAAACTAAAGAAGAATGGCGCGTAGGGGCAAACGGTCGTTCGCCCCTACAATGGGATACGATCCGTAACCTGCGGGATGAAGTAAACAAGGTAATGGAACAGGCAAGAACAGCCAAAGCGATCGGTTCTTCTCTTGATGCTAAAGTGTTGCTTAATGTTCCTGATGCAGAATTAAAAAACAAACTGGCTTCTTATAATTCATCTGATACTTTAAGTGAGAAAAACGTTGACGAACTACGTTATTTCTTTTTAGCTTCTCAAGTTGAGTTAGTCGATTCTCTTCCTGATGCGGAATATAAGAGTGAATCAAATATTGCCAATATTGCTGTAGTCAAAGCTGACGGTGAAAAGTGCGAAAGATGTTGGAATTATTCTTTGTCTGTTGGTAGTTTTGCCGAAGATCCGACAATATGCGATCGCTGTAACGCTGCGTTAAAAGGCAAGTTTTAATTCTTATTAGCTGTAGGGGTAATTAGTTTTATCCCTAGAATTATTGTATCGAGCAATTGAACAAGCCGATTTAACTATTAATGCTTTAGAAGTAAGTATTAAAAAGATTAAGAATAACTGGAATCTATCATGAATAGTAGAATACCTGACATTAAGACTAGAGAAAAATCAGTATCACGACTTAAAGAAGCTTGTTTGATGTTAGATGCACTTAACATGACCTTAGATGAAGCGATCGCTAGTGCTGAGT
This DNA window, taken from Pleurocapsa sp. FMAR1, encodes the following:
- a CDS encoding YchJ family protein, which produces MSKELCPCGSKKQYSYCCGVYLSGKKKPETAEKLMRSRYTAFSQGKVDYLLATLHPDKRKLGDKQELTKSINNTQWLSLTVIDTQKGKKNDVTGYVEFEAIYQVNEPGQLHERSRFIKTDGQWFYVEGDILPGTVPKRNEACWCGSGKKYKDCHQV
- the ileS gene encoding isoleucine--tRNA ligase — protein: MTEAKSYKETVNLPQTAFNMRANAVQREPELQQFWAENKIYEQLSQNNPQDSFILHDGPPYANGALHMGHALNKVLKDIINKYKLLQGHKIDYIPGWDCHGLPIELKVLQKIKSKERQELTPLKLRQKAKEFALQAQQEQCESFKRYGIWGDWSHPYLTLKPEYEAAQIDVFGQMVLKGHIYRGLKPVHWSPSSRTALAEAELEYPEGHTSPSIYVAFPVTKLGEGAAELEEYLPNLSVAIWTTTPWTIPGNLAVAVNGELEYAVVGIDPPAFGTPLDKGGWGVSNLIVAKDLVEKLSTTLGVELKVKTTLTGKALENTVYRHSLYDRESKVVIGGDYITTESGTGLVHTAPGHGQEDYITGQKYGLPILSPVDDGGKFTEEAGKFAGLQVVAKGNEKVSAGNQAIIDALTEAGSLLKHEEYAHKYPYDWRTGKPTIFRATEQWFASVEGFRDQALKAISDVTWIPAQGEKRITPMVSDRSDWCISRQRAWGVPIPAFFDEETNEPLLTEETINHVKAIVAEKGSDAWWELSVEELLPEQYRHNGRTYRKGTDTMDVWFDSGSSWAAVAKGRLKYPVDMYLEGSDQHRGWFQSSLLTSVATNGIAPYKTVLTHGYVVDEKGFKMSKSKGNGIAPELIIEGGNNQKQEPAYGADVLRLWVSSVDYTSDVRVGKNIIKQTSDMYRKVRNTARFLLGNLHDFEPKKDAIPYADLPELDKYMLHRMTEVFAEVTEAYESYQFFRFFQAIQNFCVVDLSNFYLDIAKDRLYISSLDSFRRRSCQTVLSIAIENIAKAIAPVLCHMAEDIWQALPYDTGYKSVFESGWVETKEEWRVGANGRSPLQWDTIRNLRDEVNKVMEQARTAKAIGSSLDAKVLLNVPDAELKNKLASYNSSDTLSEKNVDELRYFFLASQVELVDSLPDAEYKSESNIANIAVVKADGEKCERCWNYSLSVGSFAEDPTICDRCNAALKGKF